GACGCTGTTCCGTTTCACGCGACAAGGCGTTGGCGGTGTGCCTTTGCTCTCGCCAAATCATCAACGTGGTGACCAACAGTCCCAGTGTCGCAAGCAGCAGCATGGCACTTGCGGCGGCAACCCATCCGCTGTTGCGTCGTCGCCATTTGGCCAGGCGTTCCCAGACGGTCGGTGGTTTGGCGGCGATCGGTTTGTCATCCAGCCATGCCTGTAAATCGTCCGCCAAAGCACCGGCGCTGGAGTATCTTTCTTGCGGTAGTTTCGCGATCGCCTTGCGGATGATGGTGTCCAGTTCGATCGGTAATGCCGGTTCGACGGACTTGGGTGTCGGGGGATCGTGCAACGCGACGCTGTTGAGCATCTCACGATAGCCTTCGCCCTCGATTGCCGGTCGCAAAGTCAGTAGTTCGTAAAGCGTGACGCCCAGCGAGTAGATATCGGTGCGATGATCCAGTTGGTCACGCCGGCCGGAGGCTTGTTCAGGGCTCATGTAACGGAGCGTTCCCATCGGGTCGCCCGTTCGCGTCAATTCCGATGCTCCATTTTGAACCTGTGCGAGTCCAAAGTCGGTCACCCAAATTTTGCCGGCGGAATCGAGCAGTAGATTGGCCGGCTTAATGTCGCGGTGAATGACGCCGTATTGGTGAGCGTGCTCGATCGCGATTGCGGCTTGGCAAGTCATCCGGACGACGGATTGGAAATAGCGAAGCTTGTCTTGGGAGGTGCCCGATCGAAACGTGTCGTTGAGCCGCGATCGGGTGGGCAATGCCACGTTGTCAGTGTCGTCGAGGCCGGATGCATTGAGGTGTTGAGCCGCTCGGGATGACGCGGTGCTGCGGCGAGGTGCGCCCGATGCGCCCTTGGTTCCGGATGCCTTGTGGTAACCTGATGCGCCGCGGGCTGTTGAGCCGTTGGACGCCAATTCCGCTTCCCGTTTGTTCTCGATCAATTCAGCCAGGGTGCTGCCATCGATCATCTGCATCGCGTAGTAGTGAACGCCTCGGTCGCTGCCGACGGCGTAAACGGGAACGATGTTGGTGTGGTGAAGCGCGGCCGCCGCGTGGGCCTCGTTGCGAAACCGTTGCAGACGCACCGCGTCCAGGCCGCTGGCAAAGGGCAAAACCTTCAAGGCAACATGTCGACCTAACGACAACTGGATCGCTTCGTACACCACGCCCATACCGCCACGGCCCAATTCCCCCACGATCTGGAAGTCACCGATCGGCTTCGCGGTGAATTCGGCGTCCGGCGCGACCATGCTTTGTGCCTTCGGTTCGGCAGCACGGTGGACCAGGGCTAAGCCCTCCAGCGACGGTCGCAGCTCAGTCGCGATCGCGGCATGTTGTTGCAAAAACTCTTCCTGGGAAGGCGCGTTGCCCGCGTCGAGTAGGTGCATGTAGTCTTTAACAGCGGCTACCACGCGAAAATCGTCAGTGTCGTCGAGTTCATTCATAATTGTTTTCTGAAAGTTTGCTCTCTGAGAAAACTTCCTTTGCTGCAGACACGGTCAAAGTTTTTGGTTCGAGGTAACAAGTGTGTTGGGCGAGCGGCGAATGAAAGCGACCGTGGTGAACTTTGTACGGAGTTACAACCAATCGCATTACGCCATGTGTTGTTTCAATTTTGCCAGGCCGCGGACCCACAATTTTTCAACGCTATCGACGCTGCGGTTCATCAGCCTCGCCACTTCTGCAAACGGCAATCCATCAACGTGCCGCAAGACGATCACTTGTCGGTAGTCATCGGGAAGTCCTTCGAGAGCACCGGCCAGTTCCAGGAACGCTTCGTTGCGGGCGAAGTGCTGACTCGGCGAAGTCACGTCGCCGGCAAGTTGTGATTGCAGGAAGCCGGTCGCGCTTGCCAGACTCTGATTCAATCGTTGTTCCAAGCGAGGGTCACGTTTTTGGGTGCCAAGGAACTTGCGGACGTGCATTGCCAATGTGTTGGAAAGAATCCCACGGAGCCAGCCGGCGAATTCCTCGGCAGAGTCACCGCGGAATTCGGCGATGTTGCCGTGGGCGGCCAGAAAGACCTCTTGGGCAACGTCTGATGGATCCGCCTTGGCCTGCATGTGATGATGAAGTTGAGTGCGTGCTAGAAAAACAACATATTTGCGATAACTCAGCAGTAGCTCTCCCAGTGCCTCTCCGTCTCCGGCTCGCGCAGCATCAATCAGCCGCTCGGTGCGGCTGAGCGATTCCGCCGAGTTGCTCGAATCCGACAAATGGTCTGATGATTGATTCGTTTGTGACTGGTCGACTTGGGATTCCGTTGGCTGCGAATCGAAGGCCTCAGGGCGTTCATTCAAGAGGGACGTTCTCCAGGGTTCGGAAGCGGGCACGCGGTTGCGACTTCAAGGTGGCGGGTTGGTAGCCACGAATTCGCTGGCGCGTGTGGATTTGCGGCGTCCGAGCTGACTGTTGCTAGGTTAACGGTTGCCAGAAATGGGCAAAGCCGCCGCATGAAATGAAATTCTAACGAAATTTCATCACGCAGCGGCTTTGTCGAGGGTTCATTCGTCAGGGGTTGCGGCGGGGCTAGGCAGTCGCAACCTGCGAATTACGTGGTGTCAGGAAATCGATGTGCCCGGTTTTCACGTCGTAAATCGCACCGACGACCTTCACCTGGCCGCTTGCGACAGCCTTGGCGATCACGTCGCTGCGTTCGGTGATCAGCGAAACGGTGTGCAGCACATTCCGACGTGCGACTTCGTCCACCATTTTTTCGAACTCCTCGGCCGACTCGTTGTCGGAGTTCGGGTGATCGTGGCCCACGCTCGGCGCGATCTCATCGACGATCGATTGCAGGTGTTGGCACCCGGTCGCCGATTCCGCGTTCTGGCCATTGGAAATCAGTTGGACGGATGAGGTGACGGCACCACACCGGGTGTGCCCCAGAACCATAACCAGCTTGACGCCGGCCACGGCAACGGCGTACTCGATGCTGCCTAGCGACTTCGTGCCGACCACGTTTCCGGCCACACGGACGCTGAAGATGTCGCCCACGCCCAGGTCAAAGACCAGTTCCGTTGGCACTCGCGAATCGATGCAGCTCAAGATTGCGGCCAGCGGGTTTTGGCCCGCAGCGGTCGCGTTGACCTGACGTCCAAGGTCACGGTTCAGACGCGTGCCTTTGACGAAACGCGCGTTGCCATCCTGGAGAAGGTCGATGACCTGATCCGCCGTGATCTGTTCTTGCAGTTCGCGGGTGGTGTAGTCCGCAAACTGAATCACATCGTTCAGTTCGTACTTCGTCCGGAATCCAACTAGGTTGACCAACACGTTCCGTTTGGGAGCGATGTTGTCGGTGAAGTCGCGAATCAAACTCAAGACGTCTGGATCGATGTAGTCCGACTCGGTTGCGTCGATCACCAGTCGCGTGCCTTCACCAGCTTCGTTGAGCGTGCGTTCGACAGCCGCGCGATTCAGAAAACTGACCTGGTTCGCCAATTCAATGTGCGTGATGTCGCCGGCCAGGCGGCGCTCGATCACACGGCGAATGGGGCGTCGCAGGTTGCTGTTGAGAATAAACAGAATCGCGACCCCAAGCCCAATCAGAATACCAACCAACAGGTCGGTCATCACGATCGCAACGACCGTCACGATGAACGGGATGAACTGGTAACGGCCCTCTTTCCACATCTGTTTGAAGAGGGTGGGGCTGGCAAGTTTGAAGCCCGTTACCAACAAGATTGCGGCCAATGCGGACAGCGGAATCATGTTCATTAATTTCGGTAGCAACGCCACCGCAATCAGCAACAGCACACCGTGGAACATTGCCGATAGCTTGGTCTTGTTGCCGGCGTTCACGTTGACACTACCGCGAACAATCACGGATGTCACGGGCAGACCACCAATCATCCCACAAACCAGGTTCCCGCAACCTTGTGCGATCAGTTCGCGACTGGGCGGCGAGTTGCGTTTTTCAGGATCGATCTTGTCAACCGCTTCCAGGTTAAGCAGCGTTTCAAGCGAAGCGACCACCGCGATCGTGATCGCGGCCAAGTAAACGGCCGGATTGACTAGTTGCTTGAAGTCGGGAAGTCGTAAGAACCCAATGAACTCCGACGCACTTTCGGCAATCGGTATCTGGACAAGGTGGCTGCCCTCGACGGTCCAATCCCCGCCCATCTTTTGGAACAGGAAACTCAAACCCGTGCCGGCGATCACGACCAACAAGGGGGCTGGAACGAGAGACTTCTTCAACGCTGGAATGCGATCCCAAAGCAACAGGATCGCAATCGAAATCAGTCCGATGACCATCGCGCCTTGATGGATGTCACCGGCGAATGTTGTGAACAATTCCGTGAACGTGTTTTCATTGTCAGGTTGATTGAACGACATCTCGCCTTCCGGGTCGGCATCGTGGCCGACGACGTGAGGGATTTGTTTCAGAATCAGGATCACACCGATCGCGACCAGCAAGCCTTTGATGACGCTGGACGGGAAGAACGCCGATAACGCTCCTCCCTTGGCGACGCCAAAACCGATCTGAATCAGACCGGCGATGGTGACCGCTAAAAGGAACGCTTCAAAAGAGCCAAGCAGCGCGATTTGAGCGGCGACGATTGCAGTCAAACCCGCTGCCGGTCCGCTGACGCTGGTTTGGGAACCACTGAAAGCGGCCACGATGATGCCGCCGACGATGCCGGAAAGCAGTCCTGAAAACAGATCCGCGCCGGATGCCAGGGCGATGCCCAGACAAAGTGGTAACGCGACGAGGAAGACAACAAGACCTGCGACAAGGTCTTTGACAATCGTTGACGGAGAAAAGAGAGGAGTTGGTGTGGTTGTTGGTTGTGGAAGCATCAGCGTGCACCCTTTTGTGGGGAAATAGTCTTCGGATGTTTGGGCACAACACGAACCCATCGGTATCGCAACGTTCGCGATTGGCGAAGTGCGACTTTGATCAGTTCAGCGGTTCTTGATAAACAGCCAGGGGCTGGGTCACTACCGAATCGGTTCCAGGATGCCGCCCGAATTGAGACGGACTTTTCCTAGTGATTCGATTGTTGAAATCGCATGAAGTTTGGGGTCGGATTGCAAGTTGACGGAGGACCGTCGACGGTTAACACCGAATAGGGGCAAGGCAATCGTTCGTGAAACGATGACCGACAATGGCACGAAGATGGCCATCGCGACGTTGGGGCAGACGGCGGTCGTGCTTGCTCGCGAAGACTTTCGCGGATGATCCCCGATCGCAACGGGCCGGAGCACGTCGGTGGGAAGAGCAGGCGACGCGCTCTTTGACTTCTTCCGACTGGGTTTGGACCTCGTTTTCAACGATTCCCCGGCACATCGACGCCGTAATCCCAAAGCTGGGTAGCGCAAAAAGCACCAGCAAGGCGAAGGGCATCACGCTATTGAGGCGTTTGGCGGATGTCATTAACGGGAACAAAGTTGGTGAAAATGAGGGAGATCAGCGTTTCCGGAAATGAAAGCGAGTCTCAGCTTATACGGAATCGTAATCGAGTCGGGATTGTAGCGGGGCGGTCGTGCGTGACAATAGAGATCTAAGCGGCGGGTCAGGGCAAATAGGGCGTGAGGAAAAGGAGGCCGTTGTTCGCTTCAGTGGAAGTGAATCAGCTTGCCGGCGAAGCAAACTTGAGTCCCAAAATCCCCGCCACAATCAGTCCAATGCAGAGGATTCGGACGACATCGCGAGGTTCGTCAAACAGGAAGATTCCGCAGATTGCGGTTCCCACGGCTCCAATTCCGGTCCACACCGCGTAGCCCGTGCCGACTGGGATCGTTTTCAATGAGTAGGACAGTAGTACCATACTAACCACCATAGCCGTAACGGTCGCGATCGTGGGCAAAGGCTTTGAAAACCCGTCAGTGTATTTTAGTCCGATCGCCCAACCAATTTCCAGCAAGCCAGCAATTGTGAGATAGATCCAAGCCATGGGGAATTCCTGTTGGTGCGGTGTCTGGTGGTGGGGAGGTGCTTGCTGAAGGGGCGCTGAAGCCGAATGGGCAGCGATTCTTGTGAGCAGGCGATTTCGTTGGGCGAGGTCAGTGATGTCAATTGCCGAGTGCAATATTCGGCGACTGAAAACGCGTCAAGCGAGGTGTGAAAGTGAGGCGGGAATTTGCCGATTCAGCCTTCCAGTCTTTTCGCCGTGTCTGGTTCTTTACCCTTGGTGACCCGTTTGGCCAACGTCGCCTGCCAGCTCGGTGAAAGTGAAGGGACTGCCATCAGGTCTTTCGCGGCGGTCATGTTTTTCTTGTCGTGGTGCATCAGCTGGTTAGCCGCTTCGATCGTCCACTGTGGCCATTGCCGGTCGACCAAACGTGCAGGATTGCCCTGTTGAACTTGGCCCTCCTGTAAGACGCGAAAGTACCAGCCGGTGTAGCCGGTTTGCTGTACCTGTAAGGCCAGCGTTTTGATATCCCAGCGTCGAGCGAGTTTCCAGCACGGTTGCCGAGGTTGCGATACCTGAACGACTGCCTCGCCGATCGACCAGGTGTCACCGATGCAAACGTCGTGCTCGGTGAGTTCACCGATGGTGAAGTTCTCGCCAAAGTCGCCAGCCTTCAATTCAGGAAGCTGAAGCTGGTCACGCCAGTACGGATAGTGCTCGGCCGAATAGACGCAAACGGCCTTGTGCGGACCACCGTGATGTTCCAGGTCGGCTTGCCCATCGCCGGCAAGATTAGTGGTCCCCAACCAAAGTGGTTCGGCCACGGTCTCCTTCAGGAAACCCGACGTCCATGGTTTATCGGTGCCAAGCGTTTGTGGCTTGCCAACCTGAATCGATCGCAGTTCAGCGGTTGGTGTCATTTGATTTCTTTCCAGGAGGTGGATACCTACAGATGACTTGAGGGGCGTGTAGGCCGCATCTTTTGGGTGGAGGTTTGTTTCAGTGGGATTTAGTTTCAGTGGGATTTAGTTGCGTGGGATTTGGTTGCGTGGGATTTGGTTGCGTGGGATTCGATTGCGTGGGATTCGATTGCGTGGGATTTGATTGCGCAATAATGGGTGATGGATCCTACGTATCTTGTGGCTGGGATGATCTTGTGGCCGGGATGGAACTGGGGAATGTCAGAACGACAATGTGTACCTTGACGTGTAGGTTGGTTTGTGTAACTTTAATTCTCCCTCCTGATTCCCCACCCACTTGGGCCTCCATCTTCAGCTTTGGTTTCTTCAGCTACGGTTGGAGAAAGCAGGCGAATCCCC
The nucleotide sequence above comes from Neorhodopirellula lusitana. Encoded proteins:
- a CDS encoding SulP family inorganic anion transporter produces the protein MLPQPTTTPTPLFSPSTIVKDLVAGLVVFLVALPLCLGIALASGADLFSGLLSGIVGGIIVAAFSGSQTSVSGPAAGLTAIVAAQIALLGSFEAFLLAVTIAGLIQIGFGVAKGGALSAFFPSSVIKGLLVAIGVILILKQIPHVVGHDADPEGEMSFNQPDNENTFTELFTTFAGDIHQGAMVIGLISIAILLLWDRIPALKKSLVPAPLLVVIAGTGLSFLFQKMGGDWTVEGSHLVQIPIAESASEFIGFLRLPDFKQLVNPAVYLAAITIAVVASLETLLNLEAVDKIDPEKRNSPPSRELIAQGCGNLVCGMIGGLPVTSVIVRGSVNVNAGNKTKLSAMFHGVLLLIAVALLPKLMNMIPLSALAAILLVTGFKLASPTLFKQMWKEGRYQFIPFIVTVVAIVMTDLLVGILIGLGVAILFILNSNLRRPIRRVIERRLAGDITHIELANQVSFLNRAAVERTLNEAGEGTRLVIDATESDYIDPDVLSLIRDFTDNIAPKRNVLVNLVGFRTKYELNDVIQFADYTTRELQEQITADQVIDLLQDGNARFVKGTRLNRDLGRQVNATAAGQNPLAAILSCIDSRVPTELVFDLGVGDIFSVRVAGNVVGTKSLGSIEYAVAVAGVKLVMVLGHTRCGAVTSSVQLISNGQNAESATGCQHLQSIVDEIAPSVGHDHPNSDNESAEEFEKMVDEVARRNVLHTVSLITERSDVIAKAVASGQVKVVGAIYDVKTGHIDFLTPRNSQVATA
- a CDS encoding MOSC domain-containing protein; translation: MTPTAELRSIQVGKPQTLGTDKPWTSGFLKETVAEPLWLGTTNLAGDGQADLEHHGGPHKAVCVYSAEHYPYWRDQLQLPELKAGDFGENFTIGELTEHDVCIGDTWSIGEAVVQVSQPRQPCWKLARRWDIKTLALQVQQTGYTGWYFRVLQEGQVQQGNPARLVDRQWPQWTIEAANQLMHHDKKNMTAAKDLMAVPSLSPSWQATLAKRVTKGKEPDTAKRLEG
- the sugE gene encoding quaternary ammonium compound efflux SMR transporter SugE, with the translated sequence MAWIYLTIAGLLEIGWAIGLKYTDGFSKPLPTIATVTAMVVSMVLLSYSLKTIPVGTGYAVWTGIGAVGTAICGIFLFDEPRDVVRILCIGLIVAGILGLKFASPAS
- a CDS encoding sigma-70 family RNA polymerase sigma factor translates to MNERPEAFDSQPTESQVDQSQTNQSSDHLSDSSNSAESLSRTERLIDAARAGDGEALGELLLSYRKYVVFLARTQLHHHMQAKADPSDVAQEVFLAAHGNIAEFRGDSAEEFAGWLRGILSNTLAMHVRKFLGTQKRDPRLEQRLNQSLASATGFLQSQLAGDVTSPSQHFARNEAFLELAGALEGLPDDYRQVIVLRHVDGLPFAEVARLMNRSVDSVEKLWVRGLAKLKQHMA
- a CDS encoding serine/threonine protein kinase, giving the protein MNELDDTDDFRVVAAVKDYMHLLDAGNAPSQEEFLQQHAAIATELRPSLEGLALVHRAAEPKAQSMVAPDAEFTAKPIGDFQIVGELGRGGMGVVYEAIQLSLGRHVALKVLPFASGLDAVRLQRFRNEAHAAAALHHTNIVPVYAVGSDRGVHYYAMQMIDGSTLAELIENKREAELASNGSTARGASGYHKASGTKGASGAPRRSTASSRAAQHLNASGLDDTDNVALPTRSRLNDTFRSGTSQDKLRYFQSVVRMTCQAAIAIEHAHQYGVIHRDIKPANLLLDSAGKIWVTDFGLAQVQNGASELTRTGDPMGTLRYMSPEQASGRRDQLDHRTDIYSLGVTLYELLTLRPAIEGEGYREMLNSVALHDPPTPKSVEPALPIELDTIIRKAIAKLPQERYSSAGALADDLQAWLDDKPIAAKPPTVWERLAKWRRRNSGWVAAASAMLLLATLGLLVTTLMIWREQRHTANALSRETEQRLAAQESFQQARNAVDAFSSLSESELAYRPDLQDLRRSFLETSLSFYQDFLAKRANAPQLTSELKATSDRVQRMVNELQVLENLSPLLQLSERWVQADLKIDPEEAAKIEDTIYAFEAERESFENQFIGGMTTDNQELSTLLREFDQSLRQKLSESQLTRLHQIARQRRLPFTFKTTEIVTALSLSREQRDDISRIIEENRPKRGGDRRGDGRGGDGREGPGKGGPPRFGGPGWRPNNSEFGPGSRTDGPPGSRTNGPPNGPQGIAERSGPERNGPERNTRPDNHGPNPPGPSFDEVSKKTVQEILAVLTDSQRETWDSLVGPPIAPR